Proteins from a genomic interval of Triplophysa dalaica isolate WHDGS20190420 chromosome 21, ASM1584641v1, whole genome shotgun sequence:
- the palm1a gene encoding paralemmin 1a isoform X2: MMSESVSQQERLQVIAEKRKRQTEIENKKRQLEDDRRQLQHLKSKALRERWLLDGAPTAGSEEDETKKQLLEDEAKTKDLEENIIRMERELEELETGVSATSTKENLKDAIQEVSTNELETKVVTDTVKEVKVHVSPRLVKSGGDYDKMRAAMYSVEITVEKDLVTGKTKVLSTNTLLPKGLLQQGVKVYEDEQKVVHEVRTVDGVVTNGVHQLSSTEVDELLHKADEVTMTESRKATPKLERGKAEETEKDIVTPVTVSSPMKDITGVEAKPTAPKTEVGGASVENPVTMVFMGYQNVEDEDETKKVLGMESTTVKAEVVVIEDGDAKTTATDTKQELAPPNGSPADPPKAEDAEAAGEEGQPEGGAAEVKSKEKQPCKCCTIM, encoded by the exons AT GATGTCAGAATCAGTCTCACAGCAGGAGCGGCTCCAGGTTATTGCA GAGAAAaggaaaagacagacagaaattgAGAACAAGAAAAGACAACTAGAAGATGATCGACGACAGCTTCAGCACCTCAAG TCAAAGGCGCTGCGAGAAAGATGGCTGCTGGACGGTGCGCCCACTGCCGGATCTGAAGAGGATGAGACCAAGAAACAGCTCCTCGAGGATGAGGCCAAAACTAAAGACCTAGAGGAGAATATCATCAG AATGGAGAGAGAGCTGGAGGAACTAGAGACAGGTGTGTCTGCAACATCTACCAAAGAGAACCTGAAAGATGCCATACAGGAAGTCAGCACCAATGAACTTGAAACAAAG GTTGTTACAGACACTGTTAAAG AGGTCAAAGTTCACGTCAGTCCTCGTCTGGTGAAATCCGGAGGTGACTATGACAAGATGAGAGCAG CGATGTACTCCGTAGAGATCACGGTTGAGAAGGACCTGGTGACTGGGAAGACCAAAGTCCTGTCCACTAACACACTGCTTCCCAAAGGCCTCTTGCAGCAAGGGGTCAAGGTCTATGAGGATGAACAGAAAG TGGTGCATGAGGTCCGCACTGTGGATGGCGTTGTAACCAATGGTGTTCACCAGCTCAGCTCTACAGAGGTAGACGAGCTCCTTCACAAAGCTGATGAGGTCACCATGACTGAGAGCAGAAAGGCCACACCTAAACTGGAACGAGGGAAAGCCGAAGAAACCGAGAAAGATATAGTCACACCTGTGACTGTCTCCAGCCCCATGAAGGATATCACGGGTGTGGAAGCAAAACCCACAGCCCCCAAGACGGAAGTGGGCGGGGCCAGTGTAGAGAATCCGGTTACCATGGTCTTCATGGGTTACCAGAATGTGGAAGATGAGGACGAAACGAAGAAGGTTCTGGGGATGGAAAGTACAACAGTGAAGGCAGAGGTGGTGGTCATCGAGGATGGAGATGCCAAGACCACTGCCACAGACACAAAGCAGGAACTGGCACCTCCTAATGGCAGCCCAGCAGATCCACCAAAGGCAGAAGACGCCGAGGCAGCTGGAGAGGAAGGGCAACCAGAGGGGGGCGCTGCTGAGGTCAAAAGCAAGGAGAAACAACCCTGCAAGTGCTGCACCATCATGTGA
- the palm1a gene encoding paralemmin 1a isoform X1 codes for MEMSESVSQQERLQVIAEKRKRQTEIENKKRQLEDDRRQLQHLKSKALRERWLLDGAPTAGSEEDETKKQLLEDEAKTKDLEENIIRMERELEELETGVSATSTKENLKDAIQEVSTNELETKVVTDTVKEVKVHVSPRLVKSGGDYDKMRAAMYSVEITVEKDLVTGKTKVLSTNTLLPKGLLQQGVKVYEDEQKVVHEVRTVDGVVTNGVHQLSSTEVDELLHKADEVTMTESRKATPKLERGKAEETEKDIVTPVTVSSPMKDITGVEAKPTAPKTEVGGASVENPVTMVFMGYQNVEDEDETKKVLGMESTTVKAEVVVIEDGDAKTTATDTKQELAPPNGSPADPPKAEDAEAAGEEGQPEGGAAEVKSKEKQPCKCCTIM; via the exons ATGGA GATGTCAGAATCAGTCTCACAGCAGGAGCGGCTCCAGGTTATTGCA GAGAAAaggaaaagacagacagaaattgAGAACAAGAAAAGACAACTAGAAGATGATCGACGACAGCTTCAGCACCTCAAG TCAAAGGCGCTGCGAGAAAGATGGCTGCTGGACGGTGCGCCCACTGCCGGATCTGAAGAGGATGAGACCAAGAAACAGCTCCTCGAGGATGAGGCCAAAACTAAAGACCTAGAGGAGAATATCATCAG AATGGAGAGAGAGCTGGAGGAACTAGAGACAGGTGTGTCTGCAACATCTACCAAAGAGAACCTGAAAGATGCCATACAGGAAGTCAGCACCAATGAACTTGAAACAAAG GTTGTTACAGACACTGTTAAAG AGGTCAAAGTTCACGTCAGTCCTCGTCTGGTGAAATCCGGAGGTGACTATGACAAGATGAGAGCAG CGATGTACTCCGTAGAGATCACGGTTGAGAAGGACCTGGTGACTGGGAAGACCAAAGTCCTGTCCACTAACACACTGCTTCCCAAAGGCCTCTTGCAGCAAGGGGTCAAGGTCTATGAGGATGAACAGAAAG TGGTGCATGAGGTCCGCACTGTGGATGGCGTTGTAACCAATGGTGTTCACCAGCTCAGCTCTACAGAGGTAGACGAGCTCCTTCACAAAGCTGATGAGGTCACCATGACTGAGAGCAGAAAGGCCACACCTAAACTGGAACGAGGGAAAGCCGAAGAAACCGAGAAAGATATAGTCACACCTGTGACTGTCTCCAGCCCCATGAAGGATATCACGGGTGTGGAAGCAAAACCCACAGCCCCCAAGACGGAAGTGGGCGGGGCCAGTGTAGAGAATCCGGTTACCATGGTCTTCATGGGTTACCAGAATGTGGAAGATGAGGACGAAACGAAGAAGGTTCTGGGGATGGAAAGTACAACAGTGAAGGCAGAGGTGGTGGTCATCGAGGATGGAGATGCCAAGACCACTGCCACAGACACAAAGCAGGAACTGGCACCTCCTAATGGCAGCCCAGCAGATCCACCAAAGGCAGAAGACGCCGAGGCAGCTGGAGAGGAAGGGCAACCAGAGGGGGGCGCTGCTGAGGTCAAAAGCAAGGAGAAACAACCCTGCAAGTGCTGCACCATCATGTGA
- the palm1a gene encoding paralemmin 1a isoform X3, translated as MEMSESVSQQERLQVIAEKRKRQTEIENKKRQLEDDRRQLQHLKSKALRERWLLDGAPTAGSEEDETKKQLLEDEAKTKDLEENIIRMERELEELETGVSATSTKENLKDAIQEVSTNELETKVVTDTVKEVKVHVSPRLVKSGGDYDKMRAVVHEVRTVDGVVTNGVHQLSSTEVDELLHKADEVTMTESRKATPKLERGKAEETEKDIVTPVTVSSPMKDITGVEAKPTAPKTEVGGASVENPVTMVFMGYQNVEDEDETKKVLGMESTTVKAEVVVIEDGDAKTTATDTKQELAPPNGSPADPPKAEDAEAAGEEGQPEGGAAEVKSKEKQPCKCCTIM; from the exons ATGGA GATGTCAGAATCAGTCTCACAGCAGGAGCGGCTCCAGGTTATTGCA GAGAAAaggaaaagacagacagaaattgAGAACAAGAAAAGACAACTAGAAGATGATCGACGACAGCTTCAGCACCTCAAG TCAAAGGCGCTGCGAGAAAGATGGCTGCTGGACGGTGCGCCCACTGCCGGATCTGAAGAGGATGAGACCAAGAAACAGCTCCTCGAGGATGAGGCCAAAACTAAAGACCTAGAGGAGAATATCATCAG AATGGAGAGAGAGCTGGAGGAACTAGAGACAGGTGTGTCTGCAACATCTACCAAAGAGAACCTGAAAGATGCCATACAGGAAGTCAGCACCAATGAACTTGAAACAAAG GTTGTTACAGACACTGTTAAAG AGGTCAAAGTTCACGTCAGTCCTCGTCTGGTGAAATCCGGAGGTGACTATGACAAGATGAGAGCAG TGGTGCATGAGGTCCGCACTGTGGATGGCGTTGTAACCAATGGTGTTCACCAGCTCAGCTCTACAGAGGTAGACGAGCTCCTTCACAAAGCTGATGAGGTCACCATGACTGAGAGCAGAAAGGCCACACCTAAACTGGAACGAGGGAAAGCCGAAGAAACCGAGAAAGATATAGTCACACCTGTGACTGTCTCCAGCCCCATGAAGGATATCACGGGTGTGGAAGCAAAACCCACAGCCCCCAAGACGGAAGTGGGCGGGGCCAGTGTAGAGAATCCGGTTACCATGGTCTTCATGGGTTACCAGAATGTGGAAGATGAGGACGAAACGAAGAAGGTTCTGGGGATGGAAAGTACAACAGTGAAGGCAGAGGTGGTGGTCATCGAGGATGGAGATGCCAAGACCACTGCCACAGACACAAAGCAGGAACTGGCACCTCCTAATGGCAGCCCAGCAGATCCACCAAAGGCAGAAGACGCCGAGGCAGCTGGAGAGGAAGGGCAACCAGAGGGGGGCGCTGCTGAGGTCAAAAGCAAGGAGAAACAACCCTGCAAGTGCTGCACCATCATGTGA
- the palm1a gene encoding paralemmin 1a isoform X4, with protein MEMSESVSQQERLQVIAEKRKRQTEIENKKRQLEDDRRQLQHLKSKALRERWLLDGAPTAGSEEDETKKQLLEDEAKTKDLEENIIRMERELEELETGVSATSTKENLKDAIQEVSTNELETKVVTDTVKVVHEVRTVDGVVTNGVHQLSSTEVDELLHKADEVTMTESRKATPKLERGKAEETEKDIVTPVTVSSPMKDITGVEAKPTAPKTEVGGASVENPVTMVFMGYQNVEDEDETKKVLGMESTTVKAEVVVIEDGDAKTTATDTKQELAPPNGSPADPPKAEDAEAAGEEGQPEGGAAEVKSKEKQPCKCCTIM; from the exons ATGGA GATGTCAGAATCAGTCTCACAGCAGGAGCGGCTCCAGGTTATTGCA GAGAAAaggaaaagacagacagaaattgAGAACAAGAAAAGACAACTAGAAGATGATCGACGACAGCTTCAGCACCTCAAG TCAAAGGCGCTGCGAGAAAGATGGCTGCTGGACGGTGCGCCCACTGCCGGATCTGAAGAGGATGAGACCAAGAAACAGCTCCTCGAGGATGAGGCCAAAACTAAAGACCTAGAGGAGAATATCATCAG AATGGAGAGAGAGCTGGAGGAACTAGAGACAGGTGTGTCTGCAACATCTACCAAAGAGAACCTGAAAGATGCCATACAGGAAGTCAGCACCAATGAACTTGAAACAAAG GTTGTTACAGACACTGTTAAAG TGGTGCATGAGGTCCGCACTGTGGATGGCGTTGTAACCAATGGTGTTCACCAGCTCAGCTCTACAGAGGTAGACGAGCTCCTTCACAAAGCTGATGAGGTCACCATGACTGAGAGCAGAAAGGCCACACCTAAACTGGAACGAGGGAAAGCCGAAGAAACCGAGAAAGATATAGTCACACCTGTGACTGTCTCCAGCCCCATGAAGGATATCACGGGTGTGGAAGCAAAACCCACAGCCCCCAAGACGGAAGTGGGCGGGGCCAGTGTAGAGAATCCGGTTACCATGGTCTTCATGGGTTACCAGAATGTGGAAGATGAGGACGAAACGAAGAAGGTTCTGGGGATGGAAAGTACAACAGTGAAGGCAGAGGTGGTGGTCATCGAGGATGGAGATGCCAAGACCACTGCCACAGACACAAAGCAGGAACTGGCACCTCCTAATGGCAGCCCAGCAGATCCACCAAAGGCAGAAGACGCCGAGGCAGCTGGAGAGGAAGGGCAACCAGAGGGGGGCGCTGCTGAGGTCAAAAGCAAGGAGAAACAACCCTGCAAGTGCTGCACCATCATGTGA